A genome region from Baekduia alba includes the following:
- a CDS encoding MBL fold metallo-hydrolase produces MARDPLAPYDVALVRADNPSALTLSGTNTWLVGRDPCWVVDPGPDLHEHVGAVLAEGVVRGGIGGVALTHRHADHAGAVEALVAGAGDAVEVVIGAADGARVGPLEAIAVPGHAPDHVCFALGDAGGVCFTGDAVLGEGSVFIAPDPGAMASYLRGLERLRARRFALLAPGHGPVVGDPEAKLEEYIAHRLDRERRLAAALDAGARSIDELLDAAWDDVPDALRLPATVTLYAHLDKLAEEGRVPARVEERPEWFAQIGRHAH; encoded by the coding sequence ATGGCCCGCGATCCGCTCGCCCCCTACGACGTCGCGCTGGTCCGGGCCGACAACCCGTCGGCGCTGACGCTGAGCGGAACCAACACGTGGCTGGTGGGGCGCGATCCGTGCTGGGTCGTCGACCCGGGGCCGGACCTGCACGAGCACGTCGGGGCGGTCCTGGCCGAGGGCGTCGTGCGCGGCGGGATCGGCGGCGTGGCGCTGACGCATCGGCACGCGGACCACGCCGGCGCGGTCGAGGCGCTGGTGGCCGGGGCCGGGGACGCCGTCGAGGTGGTGATCGGGGCCGCGGATGGCGCTCGCGTCGGGCCGCTGGAGGCGATCGCGGTTCCCGGGCACGCGCCGGATCACGTGTGCTTCGCGCTGGGCGACGCCGGCGGCGTGTGCTTCACCGGCGACGCCGTGCTGGGCGAGGGGAGCGTGTTCATCGCGCCGGACCCGGGCGCGATGGCGTCCTACCTGCGCGGGCTGGAGCGGCTGCGCGCGCGGCGGTTCGCGCTGCTGGCGCCGGGGCACGGGCCGGTGGTCGGCGACCCGGAGGCCAAGTTGGAGGAGTACATCGCGCATCGGCTGGATCGGGAGCGGCGGCTGGCGGCCGCGCTGGACGCGGGCGCGCGGTCGATCGACGAGCTGCTCGACGCGGCGTGGGACGACGTTCCGGACGCGCTGCGGCTGCCGGCGACGGTGACGCTCTACGCGCACCTGGACAAGCTCGCCGAGGAGGGCCGGGTGCCCGCCCGGGTCGAGGAGCGGCCGGAGTGGTTCGCCCAGATCGGGCGCCACGCGCACTGA
- a CDS encoding sigma-70 family RNA polymerase sigma factor yields MRTDDQLVALFRAGHDEAFGTIHDRYRPRLFAYARQMLGGSQSDAEDVLQDVFLRAYNSLRADRRELALRAWLYRVAHNRCIDQLRRPAPAPEDIFDINRGVSTDLLDEAERREDLRRLIADVRALPEQQRSALLMREMEGLSYNDLAAALGVTVPAIKSLLVRARVGLVEAIEARDTACAEIRDDIASALDRGVRATGRTRRHLRECAGCREYRGALRGVEKSLNGLAFPSGPLTTVMKILGIGGAGSGAAAGGGAVAVGGGGAAGAASAGVATKVVAVVAAAAVVGGGAAKVEQRVASHPQHRGAIATQAHVKRVAVPAAAALPATQRRTELAPARHGLAPTQAAAAATEHGASRAPHVTKLREDVAGPIASAGTDAPKVETTTGGVVAPDDTAPDPTTGATTTDPGGSGTATAGDGTSSGAASTAPSGTAEAAPGTTPSSSTGSTSPATSTPSASATPGSSPPAGTVSQTPTAPMAQGASATPPPAG; encoded by the coding sequence TTGCGCACCGACGATCAGCTCGTCGCGCTGTTCCGCGCGGGCCACGACGAGGCGTTCGGGACGATCCACGACCGCTACCGGCCGCGCCTGTTCGCCTACGCGCGTCAGATGCTCGGCGGCTCGCAGTCCGACGCCGAGGACGTGCTGCAGGACGTGTTCCTGCGCGCGTACAACTCGCTGCGGGCCGACCGCCGCGAGCTCGCGCTGCGGGCCTGGCTGTACCGCGTCGCGCACAACCGCTGCATCGACCAGCTGCGCCGCCCGGCGCCGGCGCCCGAGGACATCTTCGACATCAACCGCGGCGTGTCGACCGACCTCCTCGACGAGGCCGAGCGGCGCGAGGACCTCCGGCGCCTGATCGCCGACGTCCGGGCGCTGCCCGAGCAGCAGCGCAGCGCGCTGCTGATGCGGGAGATGGAGGGCCTGTCCTACAACGACCTCGCCGCCGCGCTGGGCGTGACGGTGCCGGCGATCAAGTCGCTCCTGGTTCGCGCGCGCGTCGGGCTGGTCGAGGCGATCGAGGCGCGCGACACCGCGTGCGCGGAGATCCGCGACGACATCGCGTCGGCGCTGGACCGCGGCGTGCGCGCGACCGGCCGCACGCGCCGGCACCTGCGCGAGTGCGCGGGCTGTCGGGAGTACCGCGGCGCGCTGCGCGGCGTGGAGAAGTCGCTCAACGGCCTGGCGTTCCCGTCGGGGCCGCTGACGACGGTGATGAAGATCTTGGGGATCGGCGGCGCGGGATCGGGCGCGGCGGCCGGCGGGGGCGCGGTGGCCGTCGGCGGTGGCGGCGCCGCGGGTGCCGCGAGCGCCGGCGTCGCGACGAAGGTCGTGGCCGTCGTGGCGGCCGCGGCGGTCGTCGGCGGCGGCGCCGCGAAGGTCGAGCAGCGCGTCGCGTCGCACCCGCAGCATCGGGGGGCGATCGCAACTCAGGCGCACGTCAAGCGCGTCGCGGTCCCGGCCGCTGCCGCGCTCCCGGCGACGCAGCGCCGCACGGAGCTCGCGCCCGCGCGGCACGGGCTGGCACCGACGCAGGCCGCCGCAGCGGCGACCGAGCACGGCGCCTCGCGCGCGCCGCACGTCACCAAGCTGCGCGAGGACGTGGCGGGTCCGATCGCCTCGGCGGGCACCGACGCGCCGAAGGTCGAGACGACCACCGGCGGCGTCGTCGCGCCCGACGACACCGCGCCGGACCCGACGACGGGCGCAACCACGACCGACCCGGGCGGCTCGGGCACCGCGACGGCCGGCGACGGCACGTCGAGCGGCGCGGCCAGCACGGCGCCGAGCGGGACGGCCGAGGCGGCGCCGGGGACGACGCCGTCCTCCTCCACGGGCTCGACCTCGCCCGCGACGAGCACCCCGTCGGCCTCCGCCACGCCGGGCTCGAGCCCGCCGGCCGGCACCGTCTCCCAGACGCCCACGGCGCCGATGGCGCAGGGCGCGTCGGCGACGCCGCCGCCCGCCGGCTGA
- a CDS encoding acetyl-CoA C-acyltransferase, producing MTNVVITSAARTAIGSYGKSLAGVAPTDLGATAAKAAIERAGIAPEQIEHVVFGNVIHTETADAYMARVVGMKAGVPKETPAFTVNRLCGTGVQALVSACQAIQTGEASVTLAGGAESMSRAPMWLSDGRWGSKMGAAPIVDPVQGALTDPFHDIKMGVTAENLAERMGISREEQDVFAVESHRRASAAQGAGKFDDEVVPVGVKVKRELVDFLKDEHIRHEADQAGMAKLPTIFKKDGGTVTAGNASGMNDAGAALVLMSDAKAAELGAPVRARVLAYASCGVDPEIMGIGPVPAVRTALDRAGVALDDIGVIELNEAFAAQALAVIKDLDLDPAKVNPNGGAIALGHPIAATGAAITTKCLSEMDRGGHQYGLVTLCIGGGQGIAMLLGKE from the coding sequence TTGACCAACGTCGTCATCACCTCCGCCGCGCGCACCGCGATCGGCTCCTACGGCAAGTCGCTCGCGGGCGTCGCGCCGACCGATCTGGGCGCGACGGCCGCGAAGGCCGCGATCGAGCGCGCCGGCATCGCCCCGGAGCAGATCGAGCACGTCGTGTTCGGCAACGTCATCCACACCGAGACCGCGGACGCCTACATGGCGCGCGTCGTCGGCATGAAGGCCGGGGTGCCGAAGGAGACGCCCGCCTTCACCGTCAACCGCCTGTGCGGGACGGGCGTCCAGGCGCTGGTCAGCGCGTGCCAGGCGATCCAGACCGGTGAGGCGTCGGTGACGCTCGCGGGCGGCGCCGAGTCGATGAGCCGCGCGCCGATGTGGCTGTCGGACGGTCGCTGGGGCTCGAAGATGGGCGCGGCGCCGATCGTCGACCCCGTCCAGGGCGCGCTCACCGACCCGTTCCACGACATCAAGATGGGCGTGACCGCCGAGAACCTGGCCGAGCGCATGGGCATCTCGCGCGAGGAGCAGGACGTGTTCGCGGTCGAGTCGCACCGGCGCGCGAGCGCCGCCCAGGGCGCGGGCAAGTTCGACGACGAGGTCGTCCCGGTCGGCGTGAAGGTCAAGCGCGAGCTCGTCGACTTCCTCAAGGACGAGCACATCCGCCACGAGGCCGACCAGGCCGGGATGGCGAAGCTGCCGACGATCTTCAAGAAGGACGGCGGCACGGTGACGGCGGGCAACGCGTCGGGCATGAACGACGCCGGCGCCGCGCTCGTGCTGATGAGCGACGCGAAGGCGGCCGAGCTCGGCGCGCCGGTTCGCGCGCGCGTGCTCGCGTACGCGTCGTGCGGCGTCGACCCCGAGATCATGGGCATCGGGCCCGTGCCGGCGGTCCGCACGGCGCTCGACCGCGCGGGCGTGGCGCTCGACGACATCGGCGTCATCGAGCTCAACGAGGCGTTCGCGGCCCAGGCCCTGGCCGTCATCAAGGACCTCGATCTCGACCCGGCGAAGGTCAACCCGAACGGCGGCGCGATCGCGCTGGGCCATCCGATCGCCGCGACGGGCGCCGCGATCACGACGAAGTGCCTGTCGGAGATGGATCGCGGTGGCCACCAGTACGGGCTCGTGACGCTGTGCATCGGCGGTGGGCAGGGCATCGCGATGCTGCTGGGCAAGGAGTAG
- a CDS encoding MFS transporter, whose protein sequence is MSPVSRSLRVRGFPALATSYAINELGDNLGLIALAILVLDETNSALAVTALFIAGKFIPALIAPGLTAGLDHRRISRVLPALYALEAGAFAGLASIADAFWLPGVAALAFADGLLAVTARGLSRGAIAAVLSPAGVLREGNALINVVFAVMSAAGPVLAGLIVQAWGVPTALWLDSASFLIIALLLVASARSLPEPEPHQPGEGWRSRVRDGLAYVRDHPTAGRLIAGESVAILFFTLIIPIEVVYAKETLDSTSVGFGALIASWGVGILIGSALFARARGRSLGMLVLVSTAAIGASYAIMAVAPTLAIACAASVLGGTGNGVQWVAVMTALQESVEAEYQARAAGLLESALAAVPGIGYLIGGGLTAAVSPRLAYAVSAVGVAVVVVIWSRRPIVPERVTV, encoded by the coding sequence GTGTCGCCGGTGAGCAGATCGCTGCGGGTGCGGGGGTTCCCCGCGCTCGCCACGTCGTACGCGATCAACGAGCTGGGCGACAACCTCGGGCTCATCGCGCTGGCGATCCTCGTCCTGGACGAGACCAACTCCGCGCTGGCCGTCACCGCGCTGTTCATCGCGGGGAAGTTCATCCCGGCGCTCATCGCGCCGGGGCTGACGGCCGGGCTCGACCATCGGCGGATCTCGCGCGTCCTGCCGGCGCTCTACGCGCTGGAGGCGGGGGCGTTCGCGGGCCTGGCGTCGATCGCGGACGCGTTCTGGCTGCCCGGCGTCGCGGCGCTGGCGTTCGCCGACGGCCTCCTCGCGGTCACGGCGCGCGGGCTGTCACGCGGGGCGATCGCCGCGGTGCTCAGCCCGGCGGGCGTGCTGCGCGAGGGCAACGCGCTCATCAACGTCGTCTTCGCCGTCATGAGCGCCGCTGGCCCCGTGCTGGCCGGCCTGATCGTCCAGGCGTGGGGCGTCCCGACCGCGCTGTGGCTGGACTCCGCGTCGTTCCTGATCATCGCGCTGCTGCTCGTCGCCAGCGCGCGGTCGCTGCCGGAGCCCGAGCCCCATCAGCCCGGCGAAGGCTGGCGCTCGCGCGTTCGCGACGGGCTCGCGTACGTGCGCGACCACCCGACGGCCGGGCGGCTGATCGCCGGCGAGTCGGTCGCGATCCTGTTCTTCACGCTGATCATCCCGATCGAGGTGGTCTACGCGAAGGAGACGCTGGACTCGACCTCGGTGGGCTTCGGAGCGCTGATCGCGTCCTGGGGCGTGGGGATCCTGATCGGGTCGGCGCTCTTCGCGCGGGCGCGCGGGCGCTCGCTGGGCATGCTGGTGCTCGTGTCGACCGCGGCGATCGGCGCGAGCTACGCGATCATGGCCGTCGCGCCGACCCTGGCGATCGCGTGCGCGGCGTCGGTCCTCGGCGGCACCGGCAACGGCGTGCAGTGGGTGGCGGTGATGACCGCGCTGCAGGAGTCGGTCGAGGCCGAGTACCAGGCGCGCGCGGCGGGCCTGCTGGAGTCCGCGTTGGCCGCGGTGCCGGGGATCGGCTACCTGATCGGCGGCGGGCTGACGGCGGCGGTGTCGCCACGGCTGGCCTACGCGGTGTCGGCGGTCGGCGTCGCGGTGGTCGTCGTGATCTGGTCGCGGAGGCCGATCGTGCCCGAGCGCGTCACCGTCTGA
- a CDS encoding NAD-dependent epimerase/dehydratase family protein, translating into MTVAVTGPTGEIGKPFVSALDRSREVARIVGMARRPFDPADMGWKKVEYRQGDVLDRASVESLCVGADVVVHLAFIIVAGSHESEHINLEGSRNVFEATVAAGVRRLVYASSVAAYGFPALDRPIVEDDPANGNDNMPYSHHKAQVEGLLSSVLDDSDVEAYIFRPCIVAGPTAPLLVNQIPYVRVGGRLPGAVRALFDVVPILKPVLPDPGVPFQLVHHDDVASALRAGVLGRGEPGAYNLAGDGVITMSDLARELGYYSVPVPDLAVDATAEVVSRLPLVPDEVTWIEAVRRPTLMDTGRARRLLGWKPKWDAPSTLRATVAAARPDLSA; encoded by the coding sequence TTGACCGTCGCCGTCACCGGCCCGACGGGCGAGATCGGCAAGCCGTTCGTGTCCGCCCTGGACCGGTCGCGCGAGGTGGCGCGGATCGTCGGCATGGCCCGGCGGCCGTTCGACCCGGCCGACATGGGGTGGAAGAAGGTGGAGTACCGCCAGGGCGACGTGCTGGATCGGGCGTCGGTCGAGTCGCTGTGCGTGGGCGCCGACGTCGTCGTCCACCTGGCGTTCATCATCGTCGCCGGGTCGCACGAGAGCGAGCACATCAACTTGGAGGGCTCGCGCAACGTCTTCGAGGCGACGGTCGCGGCCGGTGTGCGGCGGTTGGTGTACGCGTCGTCGGTGGCCGCCTACGGGTTCCCGGCGCTGGATCGGCCGATCGTCGAGGACGACCCGGCCAACGGCAACGACAACATGCCCTACTCGCACCACAAGGCGCAGGTCGAGGGGCTGCTGAGCTCGGTGCTCGACGACAGCGACGTCGAGGCCTACATCTTCCGGCCGTGCATCGTCGCGGGCCCGACGGCGCCGCTGCTGGTCAACCAGATCCCTTACGTGCGGGTGGGCGGCCGGCTGCCGGGGGCGGTGCGGGCGCTGTTCGACGTCGTGCCGATCCTGAAGCCGGTGTTGCCCGATCCGGGTGTGCCGTTCCAGCTCGTCCATCATGATGATGTTGCTTCGGCGTTGCGCGCCGGCGTGCTGGGCCGCGGCGAGCCCGGCGCCTACAACCTGGCCGGCGACGGCGTGATCACCATGTCGGACCTGGCGCGCGAGTTGGGGTACTACTCGGTGCCGGTGCCCGACCTGGCGGTCGACGCGACCGCCGAGGTCGTCTCGCGGCTGCCGCTGGTCCCCGACGAGGTGACGTGGATCGAGGCCGTGCGCCGCCCAACGCTGATGGACACCGGCCGCGCCCGACGGTTGTTGGGGTGGAAGCCGAAGTGGGACGCGCCGTCGACGCTGCGCGCGACGGTCGCGGCGGCGCGGCCGGACCTCAGCGCGTGA
- a CDS encoding NUDIX hydrolase, with translation MDVDRPGPGEELNDGDAVTVPRQAATVIVLRGGAESLEVLLVQRNPAARFMGGAWVFPGGAVDAGEGTGEDAHRAAAVRELEEEAAIGGVDPTSLVRFSQWITPPQVKVRFDTHFFLAPAPEGAEPRVDGAECVAFGWFTPDAALAAHRAGELLLVFPTIKHLEQLSAFASAAELLAFARGREVVAVEPRVVMGGEQARILLPGEPGYDEVPATP, from the coding sequence GTGGACGTTGATCGGCCGGGCCCGGGAGAAGAGCTCAACGACGGCGACGCGGTGACGGTGCCGCGCCAGGCAGCGACGGTGATCGTCCTGCGCGGCGGCGCGGAGTCGCTCGAGGTGCTGCTCGTGCAGCGCAATCCCGCGGCGCGCTTCATGGGCGGCGCGTGGGTCTTCCCGGGCGGCGCGGTCGACGCGGGCGAGGGCACGGGCGAGGACGCCCACCGGGCCGCAGCGGTCCGCGAGCTGGAGGAGGAGGCCGCGATCGGCGGCGTCGACCCGACGTCGCTCGTGCGCTTCTCGCAGTGGATCACGCCGCCGCAGGTCAAGGTCCGGTTCGACACGCACTTCTTCCTGGCGCCCGCGCCGGAAGGCGCCGAGCCACGGGTCGACGGCGCCGAGTGCGTGGCCTTCGGGTGGTTCACGCCGGACGCCGCGCTGGCCGCGCACCGGGCCGGCGAGTTGTTGTTGGTCTTCCCGACGATCAAGCACCTGGAGCAGCTGTCGGCGTTCGCCAGCGCGGCGGAGCTGCTCGCGTTCGCGCGCGGCCGCGAGGTCGTCGCAGTCGAGCCGCGGGTCGTCATGGGCGGTGAGCAGGCGCGCATCCTGCTGCCCGGCGAGCCGGGCTACGACGAAGTCCCGGCGACCCCCTGA
- a CDS encoding Glu/Leu/Phe/Val family dehydrogenase gives MRRGPRSGLNTIVAVHSTVRGPSLGGCRMWTYDDNRAAIRDALRLSEGMTYKSAVAGLPLGGGKGVIVVKPDEPLDARRRRAALLDFGETVERLGGSYVTAEDVGTSTRDMTVIAKATSHVSGLSRRVGGSGDPSPFTALGVVAAIEATVERAFDTPSLKGRTAAVVGLGHVGLRVAKLLARGGAKLVVADIDPTKKAEAEKLGARWTTPAKAMTAAVDVLVPCALGGVLDHDSVPRLQAPAVAGAANNQLASSDVADLLREHGVLWAPDFVANAGGIVNIAVELDRGGYDPDRATTRTVEIGDTLRRVFDDAAAAGTTPLTAAMALAESRLARG, from the coding sequence GTGCGGCGCGGGCCGCGGTCCGGGCTCAACACGATCGTCGCCGTCCACTCGACGGTGCGCGGCCCCTCGCTGGGCGGCTGCCGGATGTGGACCTATGACGACAACCGGGCCGCGATCCGCGACGCGCTGCGCCTGTCGGAGGGCATGACCTACAAGTCGGCCGTCGCGGGCCTCCCGCTCGGCGGCGGCAAGGGCGTGATCGTCGTCAAGCCCGACGAGCCGCTCGACGCCAGGCGCCGCCGCGCCGCGCTGCTGGACTTCGGCGAGACCGTCGAGCGCCTCGGCGGCAGCTACGTCACCGCCGAGGACGTCGGGACCTCGACCCGCGACATGACCGTGATCGCCAAGGCGACGTCGCACGTCTCCGGCCTCTCGCGCCGGGTCGGCGGCTCCGGCGACCCCAGCCCGTTCACCGCGCTCGGCGTGGTGGCCGCGATCGAGGCGACGGTCGAGCGCGCGTTCGACACGCCGTCGCTGAAGGGCCGCACCGCCGCGGTCGTCGGCCTCGGGCACGTCGGTCTGCGGGTCGCGAAGCTGCTCGCCCGCGGCGGCGCCAAGCTCGTCGTCGCCGACATCGACCCCACCAAGAAGGCCGAGGCCGAGAAGCTGGGCGCGCGATGGACGACGCCGGCCAAGGCGATGACCGCCGCCGTCGACGTCCTCGTCCCCTGCGCGCTCGGCGGCGTCCTGGACCACGACTCCGTGCCGCGCCTCCAGGCGCCCGCGGTCGCCGGCGCCGCCAACAACCAGCTCGCGTCCTCTGACGTCGCCGACCTGCTCCGCGAGCACGGCGTCCTCTGGGCGCCCGACTTCGTCGCCAACGCCGGCGGCATCGTCAACATCGCCGTCGAGCTCGACCGCGGCGGCTACGACCCCGATCGGGCGACGACGCGCACCGTCGAGATCGGCGACACCCTGCGCCGCGTCTTCGACGACGCCGCCGCGGCCGGCACGACGCCGCTGACCGCGGCGATGGCGCTCGCCGAGTCACGCCTCGCGCGCGGCTGA